A section of the Agrococcus sp. SGAir0287 genome encodes:
- a CDS encoding phospholipase D-like domain-containing protein, giving the protein MLDLLPDTGLGQGFAVAFVVLDVLLRIVAVLVVPYNRRPPAAMAWLLLIMVQPIAGWIVFATLGHNRLPRMRRRKMLALQDVIGEVTRDIPDEEDPQRSAEWLPGVLQMLRAQTSLPHLGGNACVIHDDFPEQVEAMARAIDGAQRYVHAEFYLIVSSEATEPFFAALERARARGVEVKVLVDHITSVRYPRRKETVARLEAMGARWQDMLPLRPWRGQWQRPDLRNHRKLVVIDGDVGFTGSLNLVDPSYLWSKNVKRGLEWKDTWLEVRGPVVREIDVLFLSDWWAETNELVDQGVGDPARPGEVEASVVPSGPGFEGENNLRLFLECIHTAVDRITIVSPYFVPDDAMSYAITSAAMRGVQVDLFASAIGDQFWTFHAQRSYYETLLRAGVRIWLYREPIVLHSKFMVFDGEHSIFGSSNIDMRSFGLNFEISMLLEGPEMAGRLQEIAERYRRESSELTLEAWLERPRVGQIFDNVARLTSALQ; this is encoded by the coding sequence ATGCTCGACCTCCTGCCCGACACGGGGCTCGGGCAGGGGTTCGCGGTGGCGTTCGTCGTGCTCGACGTGCTGCTGCGCATCGTCGCGGTGCTCGTCGTGCCCTACAACCGGCGCCCGCCGGCCGCGATGGCGTGGTTGCTGCTCATCATGGTGCAGCCCATCGCCGGCTGGATCGTCTTCGCGACGCTGGGCCACAACCGGCTGCCGCGGATGCGGCGACGCAAGATGCTCGCGCTGCAGGACGTCATCGGCGAGGTGACGCGCGACATCCCAGACGAGGAGGATCCGCAGCGCTCGGCCGAGTGGCTGCCCGGCGTGCTGCAGATGCTGCGGGCGCAGACGTCGCTGCCGCACCTCGGCGGCAACGCGTGCGTCATCCACGACGACTTCCCCGAGCAGGTCGAGGCGATGGCGCGCGCGATCGATGGTGCGCAGCGCTACGTGCATGCGGAGTTCTACCTCATCGTCTCGAGCGAGGCGACCGAGCCGTTCTTCGCCGCGCTCGAGCGTGCGAGGGCCCGCGGCGTCGAGGTGAAGGTGCTCGTCGACCACATCACGAGCGTGCGCTACCCGCGGCGCAAGGAGACCGTCGCACGACTGGAGGCGATGGGGGCGCGCTGGCAGGACATGCTGCCGCTGCGTCCGTGGCGCGGGCAGTGGCAGCGCCCCGACCTGCGCAACCACCGCAAGCTCGTCGTCATCGACGGCGACGTCGGCTTCACCGGCTCGCTCAACCTCGTCGATCCCTCCTACCTGTGGTCGAAGAACGTCAAGCGCGGCCTGGAGTGGAAGGACACGTGGCTCGAGGTGCGCGGACCCGTCGTCCGCGAGATCGACGTGCTCTTCCTCTCCGACTGGTGGGCGGAGACGAACGAGCTCGTCGACCAGGGCGTCGGCGATCCCGCGCGGCCGGGAGAGGTCGAGGCGTCGGTCGTGCCGAGCGGGCCCGGCTTCGAGGGCGAGAACAACCTGCGGCTCTTCCTCGAGTGCATCCACACGGCCGTCGACCGCATCACGATCGTCAGCCCCTACTTCGTGCCCGACGACGCGATGTCGTACGCCATCACGTCGGCGGCGATGCGCGGCGTGCAGGTCGACCTCTTCGCCAGCGCGATCGGCGACCAGTTCTGGACCTTCCACGCGCAGCGCTCCTACTACGAGACGCTGCTGCGCGCAGGCGTGCGCATCTGGCTCTACCGCGAGCCGATCGTGCTGCACTCGAAGTTCATGGTCTTCGACGGCGAGCACTCGATCTTCGGATCGTCGAACATCGACATGCGCTCGTTCGGCCTGAACTTCGAGATCTCGATGCTGCTCGAGGGACCGGAGATGGCGGGCCGACTGCAGGAGATCGCGGAGCGGTATCGGCGGGAGTCGAGCGAGCTCACGCTCGAGGCTTGGCTCGAGCGCCCGCGCGTCGGGCAGATCTTCGACAACGTCGCGCGCCTCACCTCGGCGCTGCAGTAG
- a CDS encoding MarR family winged helix-turn-helix transcriptional regulator: MQRPADGIHLDTSLGYALKEASSALRTAMEDALRPLGMTITHYSCLELLAQRPGMSGSELARGAFVTRQSMHVLLQALERDGAVERPAEDAVGKALPARLTDRGRASLAAATVAVRDVEQRMLGDLSAAEQRQVLGALQRMARSLRDA, encoded by the coding sequence ATGCAGCGACCTGCCGACGGCATCCACCTCGACACATCGCTCGGCTACGCGCTCAAGGAGGCGTCGAGCGCCCTGCGGACGGCGATGGAGGATGCGCTCCGTCCGCTGGGCATGACGATCACGCACTACTCGTGCCTCGAGCTGCTCGCGCAGCGACCCGGCATGTCGGGCTCCGAGCTCGCGCGCGGCGCGTTCGTGACGCGGCAGTCGATGCACGTGCTGCTGCAGGCGCTCGAGCGCGACGGCGCCGTCGAGCGCCCCGCCGAGGATGCCGTCGGCAAGGCCCTGCCCGCGCGGCTCACCGACCGCGGGCGCGCGAGCCTCGCCGCCGCGACCGTCGCGGTGCGCGACGTCGAGCAGCGCATGCTCGGCGACCTGTCGGCCGCCGAGCAGCGACAGGTGCTCGGCGCGCTGCAGCGCATGGCGCGATCGCTGCGCGACGCCTAA
- the menD gene encoding 2-succinyl-5-enolpyruvyl-6-hydroxy-3-cyclohexene-1-carboxylic-acid synthase produces MADAAAASYADRLLAALVDAGVHDVVVCPGSRSQALALAAARLAREDRLALHVRIDERSAGFLAVGLARETRAPVAIVVTSGTAVAELHPAMLEAHHADVPLIAITADRPPELQGIRSNQTTMQPGIFAHAARAVVVALADAEATPEADAVRIVTEALGAEGAREPGPVQLDVGFRDPLSGGDAHAHTPVDRVVAMPRETHAIAPEPGTVVVAGADAGPAASALAIDLGAPLVAEPSSSARFGPNLVVPDVVASELADEVRRVVVVGHPTLTRVVTRLVRRDDVEVVVAGRRGLENVRGTVVEGDLVVEGEPGEWARAWVGRWVQASRRLLDADMAPIPGADLARDRYARAVLEDARRPVTRAMLARAVWEHTWPHDRLVLGASRLIRVLDRTVGGKPITVHANRGLAGIDGTVSTAIGVALAHDRAGGRGVTRALMGDLTLLHDVGGFHVPADEPRPRLQIVVGNDGGGTIFDDLEVAGTADVRDFARVQRTPQSVDLASLAAAYGWQHVLVEDRAGLERALTRAASCLVEVRLAE; encoded by the coding sequence GTGGCTGACGCGGCCGCAGCCTCCTACGCCGACCGACTGCTCGCAGCCCTCGTCGACGCCGGCGTGCACGACGTCGTCGTCTGCCCAGGATCGCGGTCGCAGGCGCTCGCGCTCGCCGCAGCGCGGCTCGCGCGCGAGGATCGGCTCGCCCTGCACGTGCGGATCGACGAGCGCTCCGCCGGCTTCCTGGCCGTCGGCCTCGCGCGCGAGACGCGCGCACCCGTCGCGATCGTCGTGACGAGCGGCACCGCGGTCGCCGAGCTGCACCCCGCGATGCTCGAGGCGCACCATGCCGACGTGCCCCTCATCGCGATCACCGCGGATCGTCCCCCAGAGCTGCAGGGCATCCGCTCGAACCAGACGACGATGCAGCCGGGCATCTTCGCCCACGCTGCTCGCGCCGTCGTCGTCGCCCTCGCGGACGCGGAGGCGACGCCCGAGGCCGATGCCGTGCGCATCGTGACGGAGGCGCTCGGCGCCGAGGGCGCGCGCGAGCCCGGCCCCGTGCAGCTCGACGTCGGCTTCCGCGACCCGCTCTCGGGCGGCGACGCGCATGCGCACACGCCCGTCGATCGCGTCGTCGCCATGCCCCGCGAGACGCACGCCATCGCCCCGGAGCCCGGCACCGTCGTCGTCGCGGGCGCGGACGCGGGGCCCGCGGCGTCGGCGCTCGCGATCGACCTCGGCGCACCGCTCGTCGCCGAGCCGTCGTCGAGCGCCCGGTTCGGCCCGAACCTCGTCGTGCCCGACGTCGTCGCCTCCGAGCTGGCCGACGAGGTGCGCCGCGTCGTCGTCGTCGGGCACCCCACGCTCACGCGCGTCGTGACGCGGCTCGTGCGCCGCGACGACGTCGAGGTGGTCGTCGCCGGCCGCCGCGGGCTCGAGAACGTGCGTGGGACGGTCGTCGAGGGCGACCTCGTCGTCGAGGGGGAGCCGGGCGAGTGGGCGCGCGCATGGGTGGGGCGCTGGGTGCAGGCGTCGCGACGCCTGCTGGATGCGGACATGGCTCCGATCCCCGGTGCCGACCTCGCGCGCGATCGCTACGCCCGCGCGGTGCTCGAGGACGCGCGCCGACCGGTCACGCGGGCGATGCTCGCGCGCGCCGTGTGGGAGCACACCTGGCCGCACGACCGGCTCGTGCTGGGGGCATCCCGCCTCATCCGCGTGCTCGACCGCACCGTCGGCGGCAAGCCGATCACGGTCCATGCCAATCGCGGCCTCGCGGGCATCGACGGCACGGTGTCGACGGCGATCGGCGTCGCGCTCGCCCACGACCGCGCAGGCGGTCGCGGCGTCACGCGCGCCCTCATGGGCGATCTCACGCTGCTGCACGACGTCGGTGGCTTCCACGTGCCCGCCGACGAGCCGCGCCCGCGGCTCCAGATCGTCGTCGGCAACGACGGCGGCGGCACGATCTTCGACGACCTCGAGGTCGCGGGCACGGCCGACGTCCGCGACTTCGCGCGCGTGCAGCGCACCCCGCAGTCGGTCGACCTCGCGAGCCTCGCCGCCGCGTACGGCTGGCAGCACGTGCTCGTGGAGGATCGAGCCGGGCTCGAGCGGGCGCTCACGAGGGCCGCGAGCTGCCTCGTCGAGGTGCGGCTGGCCGAGTGA
- a CDS encoding isochorismate synthase has product MQAQRRLRVVTTRAAHGRLIAYADAGSPLAFVRSGDGLVGVGEALRITVSGATRIADAAAAWEALVADADVQDEVGAHGSGLVAFGTFAFADDSAAESVLIVPRVVQGRRGDDAWTTRIAVDDEPLPEPTPRREVDDVRVTLTPGAIGPDRYAAIVAEAVEAIRAGELEKVVLARDLVGELPAGADLRSALLGLRRRYPDAITYAVDGLLGASPEMLVAARDGRCFTRVLAGTAARGATPELDGEAAEALAERAKDLGEHRLAAESAMESLRPISRDLAASGPYPLRLPNLWHLATDITGTLEGTVLDALAALHPTAAVAGTPRADALARIAALEGIDRGRYAGPVGWLDAAGGGEWAIALRGAQVSADGAIRAFAGAGIVADSVPADELAETAIKLRPIVDAFGDPLPPRPVLE; this is encoded by the coding sequence GTGCAGGCGCAGCGACGACTGCGCGTCGTCACGACGCGCGCCGCCCATGGTCGGCTCATCGCGTACGCCGATGCCGGCTCCCCGCTCGCGTTCGTACGCTCGGGCGACGGCCTCGTGGGCGTGGGCGAGGCGCTGCGCATCACGGTGTCCGGAGCGACGCGCATCGCGGATGCCGCCGCAGCGTGGGAGGCGCTCGTCGCGGACGCCGACGTGCAGGACGAGGTCGGCGCGCACGGCTCGGGGCTCGTGGCCTTCGGCACGTTCGCGTTCGCCGACGACTCGGCGGCCGAGAGCGTGCTGATCGTGCCGCGCGTCGTGCAGGGTCGGCGCGGCGACGACGCGTGGACGACGCGCATCGCCGTCGACGACGAGCCGCTGCCGGAGCCGACGCCGCGGCGCGAGGTCGACGACGTGCGCGTGACGCTGACGCCGGGCGCGATCGGTCCCGATCGCTACGCGGCGATCGTCGCCGAGGCGGTGGAGGCCATCCGGGCCGGCGAGCTCGAGAAGGTCGTGCTCGCGCGCGACCTCGTGGGCGAGCTGCCCGCGGGCGCCGACCTGCGCAGCGCGCTGCTGGGGCTGCGGCGCCGCTACCCCGACGCCATCACGTACGCCGTCGACGGACTGCTCGGCGCGAGCCCGGAGATGCTCGTCGCCGCACGCGACGGTCGCTGCTTCACGCGCGTGCTCGCCGGCACCGCCGCCCGCGGTGCGACGCCCGAGCTCGACGGCGAGGCCGCCGAGGCGCTCGCCGAGCGCGCGAAGGACCTCGGCGAGCACCGCCTCGCCGCGGAGTCGGCGATGGAGTCGCTGCGACCCATCAGCCGCGACCTGGCTGCGAGCGGCCCCTATCCCCTGCGGCTGCCGAACCTCTGGCACCTCGCCACCGACATCACGGGCACGCTCGAGGGCACGGTGCTCGACGCGCTCGCCGCGCTGCATCCCACCGCCGCCGTCGCCGGCACGCCGCGCGCCGACGCGCTCGCGCGCATCGCGGCGCTCGAGGGCATCGACCGCGGGCGCTACGCAGGCCCCGTGGGCTGGCTCGACGCGGCCGGCGGCGGCGAGTGGGCGATCGCGCTGCGCGGCGCGCAGGTGTCGGCCGACGGCGCGATCCGCGCGTTCGCGGGCGCCGGCATCGTCGCGGACTCCGTGCCGGCGGACGAGCTCGCCGAGACGGCGATCAAGCTGCGCCCCATCGTCGACGCGTTCGGCGACCCGCTGCCGCCGCGCCCCGTGCTCGAGTAG
- a CDS encoding FAD-dependent oxidoreductase: MPTTLRVAVVGAGPAGIYAADILKKAVAEQGGEVSIDLFEHLPAPYGLVRYGVAPDHPRIKGIISALREVLESGVVRFFGNVRFGVDIQLEDLQRHYNAVIFATGAVKDAPLVIPGVDLPGSYGAADFVSWFDGHPDVPRTWPLEAEEIAVLGVGNVALDVARMLAKHPEDLMPTEVPANVVEGLEASPVTDVHVFGRRGPLDVKFTPLELRELGELRDVDMVLYDEDFGVDPDEEARKANKQILVISRVLDQWRQRETGAASRRLHLHFWSRPVEVVGDDGVTALRIERTRPDGQGGIEGTGELRDVPVQAVYRAIGYFSSPLPGVPFDELRGVIPNEAGRVVDGVRPVPGVYATGWIKRGPVGLIGHTKSDAKETIEQLLADELSWWTPEDASPEAIPALLAERGVDWTDIAGWIRLDEHEIGLGEPHGRARIKVVPRDEMIAISRATERAER; encoded by the coding sequence ATGCCCACCACGCTCCGCGTCGCCGTCGTCGGCGCCGGTCCCGCAGGCATCTACGCCGCCGACATCCTCAAGAAGGCCGTCGCCGAGCAGGGCGGCGAGGTGTCGATCGACCTGTTCGAGCACCTGCCGGCGCCGTACGGCCTCGTGCGCTACGGCGTCGCCCCCGACCACCCGCGCATCAAGGGCATCATCTCGGCGCTGCGCGAGGTGCTCGAGTCGGGCGTCGTGCGGTTCTTCGGCAACGTGCGCTTCGGCGTCGACATCCAGCTCGAGGACCTGCAGCGCCACTACAACGCGGTGATCTTCGCGACGGGTGCCGTGAAGGATGCGCCGCTCGTGATCCCCGGCGTCGACCTGCCCGGCTCCTACGGCGCCGCCGACTTCGTGTCGTGGTTCGACGGCCACCCCGACGTGCCGCGCACGTGGCCGCTCGAGGCCGAGGAGATCGCCGTGCTCGGCGTCGGCAACGTCGCGCTCGACGTCGCTCGCATGCTCGCGAAGCACCCCGAGGACCTCATGCCCACCGAGGTGCCCGCGAACGTCGTCGAGGGGCTCGAGGCGTCGCCCGTCACCGACGTGCACGTCTTCGGCCGCCGCGGCCCCCTCGACGTGAAGTTCACGCCGCTCGAGCTGCGCGAGCTCGGCGAGCTGCGCGACGTCGACATGGTGCTGTACGACGAGGACTTCGGCGTCGACCCCGACGAGGAGGCCCGCAAGGCCAACAAGCAGATCCTCGTGATCTCGCGCGTGCTCGACCAGTGGCGCCAGCGCGAGACGGGCGCGGCATCCCGTCGCCTCCACCTGCACTTCTGGTCGCGGCCCGTCGAGGTCGTCGGCGACGACGGCGTGACGGCGCTGCGCATCGAGCGCACGCGACCGGATGGCCAGGGCGGCATCGAGGGCACGGGCGAGCTGCGCGACGTGCCCGTGCAGGCCGTGTACCGGGCCATCGGCTACTTCTCGTCGCCGCTGCCGGGCGTGCCGTTCGACGAGCTGCGCGGCGTCATCCCCAACGAGGCCGGCCGCGTCGTCGACGGCGTGCGCCCCGTGCCGGGCGTGTACGCGACGGGCTGGATCAAGCGCGGACCCGTGGGCCTCATCGGTCACACGAAGTCCGATGCGAAGGAGACGATCGAGCAACTGCTCGCCGACGAGCTCTCGTGGTGGACGCCCGAGGACGCGAGCCCCGAGGCCATCCCGGCGCTGCTCGCCGAGCGCGGCGTCGACTGGACCGACATCGCCGGCTGGATCCGCCTCGACGAGCACGAGATCGGCCTGGGCGAGCCGCACGGCCGCGCCCGCATCAAGGTCGTGCCGCGCGACGAGATGATCGCGATCTCGCGGGCGACGGAGCGCGCCGAGCGCTGA
- a CDS encoding DUF4229 domain-containing protein — MRAIVSYALLRAALFVLPFAILLAAGVPWYVALVVALLFAFAASAVFLRRQKEAVSAEIARRRGERGIRDDEDVEDEAVDGERGAAANAEDETGPSHPAPSNDAEDGTVATTTVDPDVTVEGTTRDDERRER, encoded by the coding sequence GTGCGTGCCATCGTCTCCTACGCCCTGCTGCGTGCCGCGCTGTTCGTGCTGCCGTTCGCGATCCTGCTCGCGGCGGGCGTGCCCTGGTACGTGGCGCTCGTCGTGGCGCTGCTCTTCGCCTTCGCCGCGAGCGCCGTCTTCCTGCGCAGGCAGAAGGAGGCCGTGAGCGCCGAGATCGCGCGTCGACGCGGCGAGCGGGGCATCCGCGACGACGAGGACGTCGAGGACGAGGCCGTGGACGGCGAGCGCGGCGCGGCGGCGAATGCGGAGGACGAGACCGGTCCGTCGCATCCCGCGCCGTCCAACGACGCCGAGGACGGCACGGTCGCCACGACGACCGTGGACCCCGACGTCACGGTCGAGGGCACGACGCGGGACGACGAGCGCCGCGAGCGCTGA
- a CDS encoding PLD nuclease N-terminal domain-containing protein → MARFYIIGGILAVAMAVYAIVDLTITDDRRIRRLNRVLWAVLIVLVPVVGPLGWLFWGKAPRSFAPPQGPEDSKEFRTQTGTWVSADESDRRIAELEQQLAALDDEELADRSRRVQPEVPDDQAEEPGEEGVGPADRTSPSTDERDDDSRRG, encoded by the coding sequence ATGGCCCGCTTCTACATCATCGGCGGCATCCTCGCCGTCGCGATGGCGGTGTACGCGATCGTCGACCTCACCATCACCGACGACCGCCGCATCCGCAGGCTCAACCGCGTCCTGTGGGCCGTGCTCATCGTGCTCGTGCCCGTCGTCGGACCGCTCGGATGGCTGTTCTGGGGCAAGGCGCCCCGGTCGTTCGCGCCGCCGCAGGGGCCGGAGGACTCCAAGGAGTTCCGCACGCAGACGGGCACCTGGGTGAGCGCCGACGAGTCGGATCGCCGCATCGCCGAGCTCGAGCAGCAGCTCGCGGCGCTCGATGACGAGGAGCTGGCGGACCGCTCGCGTCGCGTGCAGCCCGAGGTGCCGGACGACCAGGCCGAGGAGCCGGGCGAGGAGGGCGTCGGGCCCGCCGATCGCACGTCCCCGTCGACCGACGAGCGCGACGACGACTCGCGCCGTGGCTGA
- a CDS encoding class I SAM-dependent methyltransferase, whose translation MGAADLGKDPSEVAEMFDATAKRYDLMNSLFTLGNDRIWRMQMNRAVAAQPGERILDVAAGTGTSSAPMAKAGALVTALDFSEGMIAEGRRRYPEIEFVHGDAQDLPFDDETFDAVTISFGFRNVQDPKAALAEFYRVLKPGGRLVVCEASKPPLRIARAGHRAFLRTVPVVGRVSSNPDSYRYLVESIEAWPDQQTLSRWIRSAGFTRVAHRDLTMGAVALHRGRKPTEQTMRMDIIERPAADEATA comes from the coding sequence GTGGGGGCAGCGGACCTGGGCAAGGACCCGAGCGAGGTCGCGGAGATGTTCGACGCGACCGCGAAGCGCTACGACCTCATGAACTCGCTCTTCACGCTCGGCAACGACCGCATCTGGCGCATGCAGATGAACCGCGCGGTCGCGGCGCAGCCGGGCGAGCGCATCCTCGACGTCGCGGCCGGCACCGGCACGTCGTCGGCGCCGATGGCGAAGGCGGGCGCGCTCGTGACGGCCCTCGACTTCAGCGAGGGCATGATCGCCGAGGGCCGCCGCCGGTATCCCGAGATCGAGTTCGTGCACGGCGACGCGCAGGACCTGCCCTTCGACGACGAGACGTTCGACGCCGTCACGATCTCCTTCGGGTTCCGCAACGTGCAGGATCCGAAGGCAGCCCTCGCGGAGTTCTACCGCGTCCTCAAGCCCGGCGGACGCCTCGTCGTGTGCGAGGCGTCGAAGCCTCCGCTGCGCATCGCCCGCGCCGGCCATCGCGCCTTCCTGCGCACGGTGCCCGTCGTCGGTCGCGTCTCGTCGAATCCCGACTCGTACCGCTACCTCGTCGAGTCGATCGAGGCGTGGCCCGACCAGCAGACCCTCTCGCGGTGGATCCGCAGCGCCGGCTTCACGCGGGTCGCGCACCGCGACCTGACGATGGGCGCGGTGGCTCTGCACCGCGGCCGCAAGCCCACGGAGCAGACGATGCGCATGGACATCATCGAGCGACCGGCCGCCGACGAGGCGACGGCGTGA
- a CDS encoding VOC family protein, with translation MPVTGPDFVSLQVRDLAASQAFYKRYLGLERSPAGPPHAVVFTTTPIAFALRDLVEGTDLDASQPGLGVALWLHATDVQQIHDALVADGHAIAVAPFDGPFGRTCTLVDPDGYLVTLHDRA, from the coding sequence ATGCCCGTCACCGGCCCCGACTTCGTCTCGCTGCAGGTCCGCGACCTCGCGGCTTCCCAGGCCTTCTACAAGCGCTACCTCGGTCTCGAGCGCTCGCCCGCCGGCCCGCCCCACGCCGTCGTGTTCACGACGACGCCCATCGCGTTCGCGCTGCGCGACCTCGTCGAGGGCACCGACCTCGACGCGTCGCAGCCCGGCCTCGGCGTCGCGCTGTGGCTGCACGCGACCGACGTGCAGCAGATCCACGACGCGCTCGTCGCCGACGGCCACGCCATCGCCGTCGCGCCGTTCGACGGCCCCTTCGGTCGCACGTGCACGCTCGTCGACCCCGACGGGTACCTCGTGACGCTGCACGACCGCGCGTGA
- a CDS encoding DUF3151 domain-containing protein, translating to MQNLLDGPPETLLPADSGAHALDAGAHERDVAAAHPDSVLAWAMLAEEALASGETIEGYAFARTAYHRSLDALRRNGWRGQGPVPWSHEPNRGFLRSLAALATASEALGDATEAERCRMFLRDSSAEGAEALGL from the coding sequence ATGCAGAACCTGCTCGACGGCCCGCCTGAGACCCTCCTGCCCGCCGACTCCGGCGCGCACGCCCTCGACGCCGGCGCGCACGAGCGCGACGTCGCAGCGGCGCATCCCGACTCGGTGCTCGCGTGGGCGATGCTCGCCGAGGAGGCGCTCGCCTCGGGCGAGACGATCGAGGGCTACGCGTTCGCGCGCACGGCGTACCACCGATCGCTCGACGCCCTGCGGCGCAACGGCTGGCGCGGCCAGGGCCCCGTGCCGTGGTCGCACGAGCCGAACCGCGGCTTCCTGCGCTCGCTCGCGGCCCTCGCGACCGCATCCGAGGCGCTCGGCGACGCCACGGAGGCCGAGCGCTGCCGCATGTTCCTGCGCGACTCGAGCGCCGAGGGCGCCGAGGCGCTCGGGCTCTGA
- a CDS encoding polyprenyl synthetase family protein, with amino-acid sequence MSGLAASLGISLDEAAGPERELVDALEDGLRRVEHALDADVALTDPVADAMTRYLKDAGGKRTRPMLLMLAAQLGDGITDRVVQAAEVVEITHLASLYHDDVMDRAAMRRGVPAVHEVWGNSVAILAGDLLFARAGAVGARLGSEFAAIHAHTFERMCLGQLHETIGPQGADPVEHYIRVLADKTGSLIASAAELGALVSNADPAYRQPLRDYGERIGVAFQLVDDVLDLSSSPETGKVAGTDLRTGVMTLPLLRLRAAAASDADAAALLADIDRKGDDFPDAVARLREHPATLDTLAEAERWRDGAHEALTALPAGPVRDALDAFAASLVTRTR; translated from the coding sequence GTGAGCGGCCTCGCCGCCTCGCTCGGGATCTCCCTCGACGAGGCCGCCGGTCCCGAGCGCGAGCTCGTCGACGCACTCGAGGACGGACTGCGCCGCGTCGAGCACGCGCTCGACGCGGACGTGGCGCTCACGGACCCGGTCGCCGACGCGATGACGCGGTACCTCAAGGACGCGGGCGGCAAGCGCACGCGCCCGATGCTCCTCATGCTCGCCGCGCAGCTCGGCGACGGCATCACCGATCGCGTCGTGCAGGCGGCAGAGGTCGTCGAGATCACCCACCTGGCGAGCCTCTACCACGACGACGTCATGGACCGCGCCGCCATGCGCCGCGGCGTCCCGGCCGTGCACGAGGTGTGGGGCAACTCGGTCGCGATCCTCGCCGGCGACCTGCTGTTCGCGCGCGCCGGCGCCGTCGGCGCGCGGCTCGGCTCGGAGTTCGCCGCCATCCATGCGCACACGTTCGAGCGGATGTGCCTCGGACAGCTCCACGAGACGATCGGGCCGCAGGGCGCCGACCCCGTCGAGCACTACATCCGCGTGCTCGCAGACAAGACGGGCTCGCTCATCGCCTCGGCCGCCGAGCTCGGCGCGCTCGTGTCGAACGCCGACCCCGCGTACCGGCAGCCGCTGCGCGACTACGGCGAGCGCATCGGCGTCGCCTTCCAGCTCGTCGACGACGTGCTCGACCTGTCGTCGTCGCCCGAGACCGGCAAGGTCGCAGGCACCGACCTGCGCACGGGCGTCATGACGCTGCCGCTGCTGCGCCTGCGCGCCGCCGCCGCATCCGACGCCGACGCCGCGGCGCTGCTCGCCGACATCGACCGCAAGGGCGACGACTTCCCCGACGCCGTCGCGAGGCTGCGCGAGCACCCCGCGACGCTCGACACGCTCGCCGAGGCGGAGCGCTGGCGCGACGGCGCGCACGAGGCGCTCACGGCGCTGCCCGCGGGCCCCGTGCGCGACGCGCTCGACGCGTTCGCCGCATCCCTCGTCACCCGCACCCGCTAG
- a CDS encoding PPK2 family polyphosphate kinase has protein sequence MSAIPAAVAHAGGPIRLADVDPRGTPGFDGGKAAGQALLAERAEHLASLQERLFAASTAGDERRVLLVLQGMDTAGKGGLVRHVVGSVDPQGVAIASFKRPTQEELAHDFLWRIERALPGPGRIGVFDRSHYEDVLIHRVRGLSSPETVEERYGRIVEFERRLVAGGVHVVKVMPHISYEEQGARLLERLDRPDKHWKYEPGDVDERSLWPDYQRAYEIAIERTATPDAPWHVVPADRKWYARLAVQELLVAALEAIDPQWPAADFDVDAERARLLALGGVPEGPA, from the coding sequence ATGAGCGCGATCCCCGCAGCCGTGGCCCACGCCGGCGGCCCCATCCGTCTCGCCGACGTCGACCCGCGCGGCACGCCCGGATTCGACGGCGGCAAGGCCGCCGGACAGGCGCTGCTCGCCGAGCGCGCCGAGCACCTCGCGAGCCTGCAGGAGCGGCTCTTCGCGGCGTCGACCGCAGGCGACGAGCGGCGCGTGCTGCTCGTGCTGCAGGGCATGGACACCGCGGGCAAGGGCGGGCTCGTGCGGCACGTCGTGGGCTCCGTCGATCCGCAGGGCGTCGCGATCGCCTCGTTCAAGCGCCCGACGCAGGAGGAGCTCGCGCACGACTTCCTCTGGCGCATCGAGCGCGCGCTGCCGGGGCCCGGCAGGATCGGCGTCTTCGACCGCTCGCACTACGAGGACGTGCTCATCCACCGCGTGCGGGGGCTGTCGTCGCCTGAGACGGTCGAGGAGCGCTACGGCCGCATCGTGGAGTTCGAGCGGCGGCTCGTCGCCGGCGGCGTGCACGTCGTGAAGGTCATGCCGCACATCTCGTACGAGGAGCAGGGTGCGCGGCTGCTCGAGCGGCTCGACCGGCCCGACAAGCACTGGAAGTACGAGCCGGGCGACGTCGACGAGCGCTCGCTGTGGCCCGACTACCAGCGCGCGTACGAGATCGCGATCGAGCGCACGGCGACGCCCGACGCCCCGTGGCACGTCGTGCCCGCCGATCGCAAGTGGTACGCGAGGCTCGCGGTGCAGGAGCTGCTCGTCGCAGCCCTCGAGGCGATCGATCCGCAGTGGCCGGCCGCGGACTTCGACGTCGACGCCGAGCGCGCGCGCCTGCTGGCCCTCGGTGGCGTGCCGGAGGGCCCTGCGTGA